The Streptomyces venezuelae genomic interval CCTCAGCGCCGTCGTCCAGCCCAACTTCCTGCGCTACTTCGGCGACGACTACGCGCAGATCATGGGGGAGCGGCGGGCGCCGTGGATGTACCGGGGCCGGGGCTTCCTGGACCACGGCGTCACCCTCGTCGGCAGCTCGGACCGCCCGGTCACGGACGGCTCGCCGCTGCGGGCCGTGCAGTTCATGGTCGAGCGGGCCTCCCTCTCCGGCGGCCGGATCGGTCCTGACGAGGCCGTCACGGTCGACGAGGCCCTGCACGCCTACACCGCCGCGGGCGCGTACGCCTGCCGCTGGGACGACACCGCGGGCAGCCTGAGTCCGGGCAAGCGCGCGGACCTCGTGGTCCTGGGGGACGATCCCCGGCGCGTCGACCCGGCCCGGATCGGGGACATCGAGATCGTGGCGACGTACGTGGACGGTCACCGCGCCCTGGAGGGAAAGGGCTGAAGGCCGTCCGGCGGCGGGCCGGGAGGCCGGCCGAGCCTCAGGGACGGGGCAGCAGCGCGGAGACCTCGCGGAGGAGCTCCGCGCGGTCGATGGCGTCGCTGCCGGTCGCCGGTACGGTGCACGCGTAGGCGCCGGCCACCGACCCGTACAGTGCGCACCGGCCCAGGTCCTCGCCGGTCAGCCGGCCGAAGAGGAAGCCGGCGGCGAAGGCGTCGCCCGCGCCGTTGGAGTCGACCACCGGGGCGCGCGGCGTGACGGCGGGGACGTGCGTGAGACCGCCGGCGGTCAGCAGGTACGCGCCTTCCGCACCGGCGGTGGCGACGACGGCCTCGGCCCGCCCCCGCTCCATGATCCGGCGCATGGTCTTCTCCTTGTCCACCAGGGCCGTCGTGGAGACGAAGACGAGGTCGGCGCCGTAGGCGAAGGGCTCGTGATAGGGGTTCTCGCCGTCCCAGTTGTGCAGGTCCGTGGAGATCGTGAGACCCGCTTCGCGGAGTTGCGGCAGGGCGAAGGCGCACGGGTAGGTGATCGAGAGGTGCGCGTGCCGACTCGCCGCGGCCAGGGAGCGGACCAGCTCCTCGGGTAGCCGGTCCGACTCCCGGGAGCGGCTGTCGTCGTAGAGCGAGAGCCGCCGGCCGTCGGGGCCGACGAGGTTGACGGCCCGCTTCGTCCCGCCGGGCAGGGGCACTTCGGTGAAGCCGATGCCCCGGTCGCGGTGGAAGGCGCGGACGAGATCGCCGTACGGATCGTCGCCGATCATGTCGAGGTGGTGCGTCCGCAGGCCGAGGGAGCTCAGGCCCAGGGCGACGAAGTCGCCGGTCTGCCCTGCGCGGGTCTCGATGCCCGGCCGGATCATGTAGCTGTCGGCGTACGGCAGGGGCAGTTCGGGGACGTGGACGATCGTGTCGACACCGGCCCCTCCCAGGACGAGGACGTCGTACTCGCTGCTCATCGCTGTTCCTCTCGACGGGATCGCGGCGGTCGGAGGAGGTGGCACAACTCCCGCCGAACGGACGCGAGTCAAGCAGCGACCGCAGAGTGAAGCAAGAACTTGCGGAAAATTTCAGCAAGTTGTCGCGGTCCGGATCGGCCCGGTCCGGATCGGCTCAGTTCAGCTCGGATTCAGCTCGGCTCAGCTCAGGACCAGCAGCACCGCCAGAGCCACGAGGAGGGAG includes:
- a CDS encoding adenosine kinase gives rise to the protein MSSEYDVLVLGGAGVDTIVHVPELPLPYADSYMIRPGIETRAGQTGDFVALGLSSLGLRTHHLDMIGDDPYGDLVRAFHRDRGIGFTEVPLPGGTKRAVNLVGPDGRRLSLYDDSRSRESDRLPEELVRSLAAASRHAHLSITYPCAFALPQLREAGLTISTDLHNWDGENPYHEPFAYGADLVFVSTTALVDKEKTMRRIMERGRAEAVVATAGAEGAYLLTAGGLTHVPAVTPRAPVVDSNGAGDAFAAGFLFGRLTGEDLGRCALYGSVAGAYACTVPATGSDAIDRAELLREVSALLPRP